One genomic region from Pogona vitticeps strain Pit_001003342236 chromosome 12, PviZW2.1, whole genome shotgun sequence encodes:
- the SKOR1 gene encoding SKI family transcriptional corepressor 1 yields the protein MESLAAAAAAAAAAAAAAASQLGPGREAGSSSSSSSSSSSSPHSSKQELQPYSGSSPLKPNQVGETSLYGVPIVSLVIDGQERLCLAQISNTLLKNYSYNEIHNRRVALGITCVQCTPVQLEILRRAGAMPISSRRCGMITKREAERLCKSFLGEHKPPKLPENFAFDVVHECAWGSRGSFIPARYNSSRAKCIKCSYCSMYFSPNKFIFHSHRTPEAKYTQPDAANFNSWRRHLKLSDKTATDDLSHAWEDVKAMFNGGTRKRTFSLHGAGGGGGGGGGGGGSASSAAAKSGLHPPPASAADLGPVHKSLRCGGAEEQPGERGGLSLPGGAHGPAAAAVRSYPVIPVPSKGFGMLQKLPPPLFPPPYGFPAAAFGLCPKKQDDSLGGDPGKSGGLPQGMFWGPPHPHPPQPHHQQQQQQQPPPPPQQQQPGGSPKDSGVYPSFPMFWPASGSLPVPPYPAQSQAKAAATAVVVAAAAAAAAAAVEPLGLRGHGHGHVELEGSEPSGSERGSATPQESSGTAEGERCSSALSRTAVAAAAAGDEERSGDEALLPPLPLPRKGSYLSAFRPVVKDAESIAKLYGTRDAYAAAGPHGCPGYLSPDFLSEGSSSYRSLSPGNDTVDEPEVDVESNRFAEDEEEEEEEEEPLQGEAAEGAASPPPPPPPPSLLLPAGAAAEAALAALGSGEKPAEKTVEPEAAPAERSGSRGEYEVYPPPDREDCPQILKGNPPLATAYLCTPDRNDPDKEDNHSTAEDLESKKSYQNQRSASQSSPAHAERGDEVVSIDVTGTQLGEKDIGSLARDELQKLLLEQMELRKKLEREFQSLKDNFQDQMKRELAYREEMVQQLQIVRDTLCNELDQERKARYAIQQKLKEAHDALHHFSCKMLTPRHCTGTCSFKPPLLPQ from the exons ATGGAGTCGctggctgccgccgccgccgccgccgctgctgctgccgccgccgccgccagtcAGCTGGGACCTGGGCGAGAggctggctcctcctcctcctcctcgtcgtcgtcgtcgtcgtccccccACTCTTCCAAGCAGGAGCTGCAGCCTTATTCGGGCTCCAGCCCGCTCAAGCCCAACCAAGTTGGGGAGACCTCCTTGTACGGGGTGCCCATCGTCTCGCTGGTGATCGACGGGCAGGAGCGCCTGTGCCTGGCGCAGATCTCCAACACGCTGCTCAAGAACTACAGCTACAATGAGATCCACAACCGTCGGGTGGCGCTGGGCATCACCTGCGTGCAGTGCACCCCGGTGCAGCTGGAGATCCTGCGGCGGGCCGGGGCCATGCCCATCTCCTCGCGGCGCTGCGGCATGATCACCAAGCGCGAAGCCGAGCGCCTCTGCAAGTCCTTCCTGGGGGAGCACAAGCCGCCCAAGCTGCCGGAGAACTTCGCCTTCGACGTGGTGCACGAGTGCGCCTGGGGCTCCCGGGGCAGCTTCATCCCCGCCCGCTACAACAGCTCGCGGGCCAAGTGCATCAAGTGCAGCTACTGCAGCATGTACTTCTCGCCCAACAAGTTCATCTTCCACTCGCACCGCACCCCGGAGGCCAAGTACACGCAGCCCGACGCCGCCAACTTCAACTCTTGGCGCCGCCACCTCAAGCTCAGCGACAAGACGGCCACGGATGACCTCAGCCACGCCTGGGAGGACGTCAAGGCCATGTTCAACGGGGGCACCCGCAAGCGGACCTTCTCCTTGCACGGggcggggggcggcggcgggggcgggggcggcggcgggggcagcgCCTCCTCCGCGGCGGCCAAGAGCGGCCTCCACCCGCCGCCCGCCTCCGCCGCCGACCTGGGCCCCGTGCACAAGAGCCTGCGCTGCGGCGGGGCGGAGGAGCAGCCCGGGGAGCGCGGCGGGCTCAGCTTGCCCGGGGGGGCTCacgggccggcggcggcggccgtgCGGAGCTACCCGGTGATCCCGGTGCCCAGCAAGGGCTTCGGGATGCTGCAGAAGCTGCCGCCGCCTCTCTTCCCGCCCCCCTACGGCTTCCCCGCGGCTGCCTTCGGGTTGTGCCCCAAGAAGCAGGACGATTCCTTGGGAGGGGACCCGGGCAAGAGCGGAGGGCTGCCGCAGGGCATGTTCTGGGGGCCGCCGCACCCGCACCCGCCCCAGCCCCAccaccagcaacagcagcaacagcagcccccgccgccgccgcagcagcagcagccaggggGCTCGCCCAAGGACAGCGGCGTCTACCCGTCCTTCCCCATGTTCTGGCCGGCCTCCGGGAGCTTGCCGGTGCCGCCCTATCCGGCCCAGAGCCAAGCCAAGGCCGCCGCCACCgcggtggtggtggcagcggcggcggcagcggcggcggcggcagtggagCCGCTGGGCCTCCGCGGGCACGGCCACGGGCACGTGGAGCTGGAAGGTTCGGAGCCGTCGGGCAGCGAGCGCGGGAGCGCCACCCCGCAGGAGAGCTCCGGGACCGCCGAGGGCGAGCGCTGCTCCAGCGCCCTCTCCAGGAccgccgtcgccgccgccgccgccggggacGAGGAGCGCTCCGGGGACGAGGCCTTGCTCCCGCCCCTGCCCTTGCCGCGGAAAGGCAGCTACCTCTCGGCCTTCCGCCCCGTCGTGAAGGACGCGGAGAGCATCGCCAAGCTCTACGGGACTCGGGACGCCTACGCCGCCGCCGGCCCGCACGGCTGCCCGGGCTACCTCTCGCCGGACTTCCTCAGCGAGGGCAGCTCCAGCTACCGCTCCCTCTCGCCGGGCAACGACACGGTGGACGAGCCCGAGGTGGACGTGGAGTCCAACCGCTTCgcggaggacgaggaggaggaggaggaggaagaggagcctcTCCAGGGGGAAGCGGCGGAGGGGGCGGCCtcgcctcctccgcctccgcctccgccctCGCTGCTCTTGCccgcgggggcggcggcggaggcggcccTGGCAGCGCTGGGCAGCGGGGAGAAGCCTGCGGAGAAGACCGTGGAGCCCGAGGCCGCGCCCGCGGAGAGGAGCGGCAGCCGGGGCGAGTACGAG GTGTACCCGCCCCCAGACCGGGAAGACTGTCCGCAGATTCTCAAAGGCAACCCTCCCTTGGCCACCGCGTACCTCTGCACCCCGGACAGGAACG ACCCAGATAAAGAAGACAATCACTCGACAGCTGAGGATTTGGAGAGCAAGAAATCCTATCAGAACCAAAGGAGCGCCTCCCAGTCCAGCCCAGCTCACGCCGAGCGAG GTGATGAGGTCGTCAGCATTGACGTTACTGGAACTCAATTGGGGGAGAAGGACATTGGGAGTCTGGCAAGAG ATGAGTTGCAAAAACTCCTTTTGGAGCAGATGGAGCTCAGGAAAAAACTGGAGCGGGAATTCCAAAGTCTCAAAG ATAACTTCCAAGACCAGATGAAGAGGGAGCTGGCCTACCGCGAGGAAATGGTGCAGCAGCTGCAGATCGTGCgcg ATACTCTCTGCAATGAGCTGGACCAGGAGAGAAAAGCCCGCTACGCCATCCAGCAGAAGCTCAAAG AGGCCCACGACGCGCTCCACCATTTCTCCTGCAAGATGCTGACTCCGCGCCACTGCACCGGGACCTGCTCCTTCAAGCCCCCCTTGCTGCCCCAGTGA